The Salegentibacter mishustinae genome includes a window with the following:
- a CDS encoding phosphoribosylaminoimidazolesuccinocarboxamide synthase, with protein MNTIIKTDFNFPGQTDVYKGKVRDVYTLKNNKLVIVATDRLSAFDVVMPKGIPYKGQILNQIATKMMEATRDLVPNWLEATPDPNVAVGQACEPFKIEMVIRGYLAGHAAREYKAGKRMLCGVEMPNGMKENDKFPEPIITPATKAEQGDHDEDISKEEILKRAIVSKEDYEILEKYTRDLFKRGTEIAAKRGLILVDTKYEFGKNADGEIVLIDEIHTPDSSRYFYADGYRERHDKDEPQKQLSKEFVRQWLIENNFQGKEGQILPEMSDEYIESVSERYIELYEKITGETFVKSDISNIETRIENNVLDYFK; from the coding sequence ATGAATACTATTATAAAAACCGATTTCAATTTTCCCGGACAAACCGATGTTTACAAAGGTAAAGTGCGGGATGTTTATACTTTAAAAAATAATAAACTCGTAATTGTTGCAACAGATAGGCTTTCGGCTTTTGATGTGGTTATGCCAAAGGGCATTCCTTACAAAGGCCAGATCCTTAATCAAATTGCTACCAAAATGATGGAAGCCACACGCGATCTTGTACCTAACTGGCTGGAAGCAACTCCAGATCCTAATGTTGCGGTTGGCCAGGCCTGTGAACCTTTTAAAATTGAAATGGTAATTCGCGGATATCTTGCGGGTCACGCTGCCCGGGAATACAAAGCCGGAAAACGTATGCTGTGTGGGGTAGAAATGCCAAATGGAATGAAGGAAAATGACAAATTCCCGGAACCCATTATTACTCCCGCCACTAAAGCCGAACAGGGCGATCACGATGAAGACATTTCTAAAGAAGAAATTCTAAAACGTGCTATTGTTTCTAAAGAAGATTACGAAATTCTTGAAAAATACACTCGAGATCTTTTTAAACGTGGAACTGAAATAGCTGCAAAGAGAGGATTGATTTTAGTTGATACCAAATATGAATTTGGTAAAAATGCTGATGGGGAAATTGTATTGATAGACGAAATTCACACTCCTGATTCATCCCGATATTTTTATGCCGATGGTTACCGGGAAAGACATGACAAGGATGAACCACAAAAGCAATTATCTAAAGAATTTGTGAGACAATGGCTTATTGAAAATAATTTCCAGGGAAAAGAAGGTCAGATTTTACCCGAAATGAGCGATGAATATATCGAATCGGTTTCTGAACGTTATATTGAATTATACGAAAAGATCACAGGAGAAACTTTTGTAAAAAGCGACATCAGCAATATTGAAACCCGTATTGAAAATAATGTGCTGGATTATTTTAAATAA
- a CDS encoding DNA polymerase III subunit alpha — MIYLNCHTWYSLRYGTFSVEKLCEFAREFKVESLALTDINNTSACLNFIKIASEYGIKPIVGIDFRNGAEQQYVGIAKNNEGFRQLNEHLSQQLHSKKDFKPEAPNLPDCFIIYPFEKVIANKKRNFESNEFIGISVESLRKLKFSKYREFKDRLVLQQSVSFRNKRDYNAHRLLRAIDNNVLLSQLPESEQGSFSQQMISSEIIASEFEDFPHILENTRELVKACRVDFEFGKTQNRNLLVSGDSPEADIIRLRKLCDENLPKRYPDANKKVLERVEKELNAIIKLGFVSYFLINYDIVSYARLQNFPFIGRGSGANSIIAYIIGITNVDPIELDLYFERFINESRSSPPDFDIDFSWKDRNEVTDFIFKKYEFTALMGTYVTFKRRAVARELGKVFGLPKENIDKLSAGFFSINELDQLEKLVLRYSALIEGFPNYLSVHSGGILILNDSVYNYAATFLPPKGFETIQIDMNIAEEVGIHKFDILAQRGLSKITDAIEIIKENQPNAEIEDIENIAAFKEDPQINELLKTGDCMGVFYVESPAMRGLLTKLQTDNYLNLVAASSIIRPGISSGGMKEEYIKRHRDPARRKQGHPVMLEIMDDTYGIMVYQEDVMKVAHKFAGLSFEDADVLRRGMSGKKTSKGQMQRIEAKFRENCRQKGYNKKIIDEVWEQISSFAGYAFPKGHSASYAVESYQSLYLKKYFPLEFMVAALNNGGGFYDVETYIQEIRKCGGRVHPPCINRSDHPNSIFGKDIYLGLGYIKELETKTVQQILENRQFFGVFKSFDDFIDRVSISIEQLSILLKIDAFRFTKTDKHHLLWKAHFKLNASKPVTTQEKLFNTAHRDFELPQFEYSALIEAFDQMELLGFPLCSHFKLLKNPIEKSVRAKDLKHYVGKEILIYGALITAKKTGTSNGKYMYFGTFFDAEGDVFDTVQFPATAEKYPLRSKGIYKCYGRVNNELDYISISIQWLQRQDTLTDPRLVGYQFS, encoded by the coding sequence ATGATTTATTTAAACTGTCATACCTGGTATTCGCTGCGCTACGGAACTTTTTCGGTAGAAAAACTCTGTGAGTTCGCCCGGGAATTTAAAGTGGAATCTTTAGCGCTTACCGATATTAATAATACTTCGGCTTGTTTAAATTTTATAAAAATCGCTTCAGAATATGGTATAAAACCAATTGTGGGAATCGATTTTAGAAATGGAGCAGAACAGCAATATGTTGGGATCGCTAAAAACAATGAAGGTTTCAGGCAGTTAAACGAACACTTGTCGCAACAACTTCATTCAAAAAAAGATTTTAAACCCGAAGCCCCGAATTTACCTGATTGTTTTATTATTTATCCTTTCGAAAAAGTAATAGCGAACAAAAAGAGGAATTTCGAGAGCAATGAATTCATTGGAATTTCAGTAGAAAGTCTGCGGAAGCTTAAATTTTCTAAATACCGGGAATTTAAAGATAGACTGGTACTGCAACAGAGTGTTAGTTTCAGGAATAAGCGCGATTACAATGCGCACCGTTTGTTGCGAGCTATAGATAATAATGTTTTACTTAGTCAGCTTCCCGAAAGCGAGCAGGGTTCTTTTTCTCAGCAGATGATATCTTCAGAAATTATTGCTTCAGAATTTGAAGATTTTCCGCATATTTTAGAGAACACACGGGAATTGGTAAAAGCCTGCCGGGTAGATTTTGAATTCGGAAAAACCCAAAATCGAAATTTATTGGTTTCAGGTGATAGCCCTGAAGCTGATATTATCCGTTTAAGAAAATTATGTGATGAAAACCTGCCAAAACGTTATCCTGATGCAAATAAAAAAGTTTTGGAGCGGGTAGAAAAAGAACTGAATGCCATTATAAAACTCGGGTTCGTTTCCTATTTTTTAATCAATTATGACATTGTGAGTTATGCCCGGTTGCAGAATTTTCCGTTTATAGGGCGGGGAAGTGGCGCCAATTCTATTATTGCTTACATTATTGGAATTACCAATGTAGATCCTATTGAATTAGATCTTTATTTTGAACGATTTATTAATGAAAGTCGAAGTTCTCCCCCCGATTTTGATATCGATTTTTCCTGGAAAGATCGTAACGAAGTAACCGATTTTATTTTTAAAAAATACGAGTTCACTGCTTTAATGGGTACTTACGTCACCTTTAAACGTCGCGCGGTTGCCAGGGAATTGGGGAAGGTTTTTGGTTTGCCCAAAGAGAATATCGATAAACTTTCGGCAGGATTTTTTAGTATAAATGAGCTGGATCAATTGGAAAAATTAGTGCTACGTTACAGCGCTTTAATTGAAGGTTTTCCCAATTATTTGAGTGTTCATTCCGGTGGAATTTTAATTCTGAATGACAGCGTTTATAATTATGCCGCCACTTTTTTACCGCCGAAAGGTTTCGAAACGATCCAGATAGATATGAATATCGCGGAAGAAGTGGGGATTCATAAATTCGATATTCTAGCCCAACGCGGACTTTCAAAGATTACCGATGCCATTGAAATTATTAAGGAAAATCAGCCAAATGCTGAAATTGAGGATATTGAAAATATTGCTGCTTTTAAGGAAGACCCACAAATTAACGAGTTACTAAAAACTGGCGATTGCATGGGGGTTTTTTATGTAGAATCTCCGGCGATGCGTGGTCTACTCACCAAACTACAAACCGATAATTATTTGAATTTAGTGGCTGCAAGTTCTATAATTAGGCCCGGGATTTCCAGTGGAGGGATGAAAGAAGAATATATAAAGCGACATCGTGATCCCGCAAGAAGAAAGCAGGGCCATCCTGTAATGCTCGAAATCATGGATGATACTTATGGGATTATGGTCTACCAGGAAGATGTGATGAAAGTGGCGCATAAGTTCGCCGGACTTAGTTTTGAAGATGCCGATGTGTTACGGCGCGGAATGAGTGGCAAGAAAACATCGAAAGGTCAGATGCAGCGAATTGAAGCTAAATTCAGAGAAAACTGCAGGCAAAAAGGCTATAATAAAAAGATTATTGATGAAGTTTGGGAGCAAATTTCTTCTTTTGCCGGGTATGCATTTCCAAAGGGACATTCGGCTTCTTATGCGGTAGAAAGTTACCAAAGTTTGTATTTAAAGAAATATTTTCCGCTGGAATTTATGGTAGCTGCGCTTAATAATGGTGGCGGATTTTATGATGTAGAAACTTATATCCAGGAAATTAGAAAATGCGGTGGGAGAGTGCATCCGCCCTGCATCAATAGGAGTGATCACCCCAATAGTATTTTTGGAAAAGATATCTACCTGGGATTGGGCTATATCAAAGAATTAGAAACTAAAACCGTGCAACAAATCCTGGAAAACCGGCAGTTTTTTGGAGTTTTTAAGTCGTTTGATGATTTTATAGATCGCGTTTCTATCTCTATAGAACAACTAAGTATTTTATTGAAAATTGATGCCTTTAGATTCACTAAAACAGATAAACATCATTTACTATGGAAAGCTCACTTTAAACTGAATGCCTCTAAACCGGTAACTACACAGGAAAAGTTATTTAATACCGCTCACCGGGATTTTGAACTTCCGCAGTTTGAATATTCAGCATTGATAGAAGCTTTTGACCAGATGGAATTACTAGGTTTTCCGCTTTGTTCGCATTTTAAATTGCTTAAAAATCCTATCGAAAAATCGGTAAGAGCAAAAGATCTAAAACATTATGTGGGAAAGGAAATTTTGATCTATGGTGCCCTGATCACCGCCAAAAAAACTGGGACTTCTAACGGGAAATATATGTATTTCGGGACTTTTTTTGATGCTGAGGGTGATGTTTTTGATACGGTTCAATTTCCTGCTACCGCAGAAAAATATCCGTTGCGCAGCAAAGGAATTTATAAATGCTACGGCCGGGTAAATAACGAGCTCGATTATATTTCTATTAGCATACAATGGCTGCAACGCCAGGACACCTTAACCGACCCCAGGTTGGTGGGCTACCAGTTTTCGTAG
- the dinB gene encoding DNA polymerase IV, which produces MKNKSILHLDLDAFFVSVERKQNSELNGKPLIVGGIGDRGVVAACSYETRKFGVHSGMAMKVARQLCPQATVIKGNASTYTKHSKEVTEIIKSQVPSFEKASVDEFYADLSGMDKFFGINQFASELRQTIIKESGLPISFGLSQNKVVSKIATGEAKPNAEIIIPHGNEKIFLAPLSVNKIPMVGNKTFQKLLNLGVREIKTIQEMPVEMLESVLGKAGRTIWKRANGLDDTPIIPYHERKSISTERTFGRDTIDMVRLHATLVAMAESLAYQLRRGNKLTSVISVKIRYSDYQTHSKQVKISYTSADHILIPKVEMLFKQLYSRRLLIRLIGVKFSGLVGGNYQINLFDDSEEMLNLYNSIDKIKERFGEHSVMRAVTMGTKTIGRMGNPFNGEPPIVLAHRKQ; this is translated from the coding sequence ATGAAGAATAAGTCTATTTTACATCTGGATCTCGATGCATTTTTTGTTTCGGTAGAACGTAAACAAAATTCTGAATTGAATGGTAAACCGCTTATCGTAGGTGGAATTGGCGATCGTGGGGTAGTGGCGGCCTGTAGTTATGAAACGAGAAAGTTTGGAGTACACTCGGGAATGGCGATGAAAGTAGCCCGGCAGCTTTGTCCGCAGGCCACCGTAATTAAAGGGAATGCCAGTACTTACACCAAACATTCGAAAGAAGTTACAGAGATTATTAAAAGCCAGGTGCCCAGTTTTGAAAAAGCCAGTGTAGATGAGTTTTATGCCGATTTGAGTGGGATGGATAAATTTTTCGGGATTAATCAATTTGCCAGTGAGTTGAGACAGACAATTATAAAGGAAAGCGGCTTGCCAATTTCTTTCGGACTTTCACAAAACAAGGTGGTTTCCAAGATCGCTACGGGAGAAGCTAAACCTAATGCCGAAATTATAATTCCGCATGGAAATGAAAAAATCTTTCTTGCACCATTAAGCGTAAATAAAATCCCGATGGTGGGAAATAAAACCTTTCAAAAACTACTGAATTTAGGGGTTAGGGAAATAAAAACCATCCAGGAAATGCCGGTAGAAATGTTGGAAAGTGTTTTAGGAAAAGCCGGGCGAACTATTTGGAAACGTGCTAATGGCTTGGACGATACACCAATTATTCCTTATCACGAAAGAAAATCTATCTCTACCGAGCGTACTTTTGGTCGTGATACTATAGATATGGTTCGCCTGCACGCCACTTTGGTGGCGATGGCCGAAAGCCTGGCGTACCAGTTACGGCGTGGAAATAAATTAACCAGCGTGATAAGTGTGAAGATTAGGTATTCAGATTATCAGACGCATTCGAAGCAGGTGAAAATCTCCTATACCAGCGCCGATCATATTCTAATTCCTAAAGTTGAAATGCTCTTTAAGCAACTTTATTCCCGCCGGTTGTTAATTCGGTTAATCGGGGTGAAATTCAGCGGGCTTGTAGGTGGAAATTACCAGATTAACCTGTTTGATGATTCTGAAGAAATGCTGAATTTATATAATTCCATAGATAAAATCAAAGAGCGTTTTGGAGAACATAGCGTGATGCGCGCGGTCACCATGGGCACAAAAACCATTGGCCGAATGGGAAATCCGTTTAACGGCGAACCGCCAATTGTGTTGGCGCATAGAAAACAATGA